In Chlorocebus sabaeus isolate Y175 chromosome 5, mChlSab1.0.hap1, whole genome shotgun sequence, one genomic interval encodes:
- the MON1B gene encoding vacuolar fusion protein MON1 homolog B isoform X1, translating into MEAGGDTAAPAPGGAEDLEDTQFPSEETREGGGVHAVPLDPEGKGLEETGSKDKDQPPSPSPPPQSEAPSSTSRLWSAAAPENSPTRSPESSSGGQGGDPSDEEWRSQRKHVFVLSEAGKPIYSRYGSVEALSATMGVMTALVSFVQSAGDTIRAIYAGEQTEDHKLVFLQQGPLLLVAMSRTSQSAAQLRGELLAVHAQIVSTLTRASVARIFAHKQNYDLRRLLAGSERTLDRLLDSVEQDPGALLLGAVRCVPLARPLRDALGALLRRCTAPGLALSVLAVGGRLITAAQERNVLAECRLDPADLQLLLDWVGAPAFAAGEAWAPVCLPRFNPDGFFYAYVARLDAMPVCLLLLGTQREAFHAMAACRRLVEDGMHALGAMRVLGEAASFSNASSASAPAYSVQAVGAPGLRHFLYKPLDIPDHHRQLPQFTSPELEAPYSREEERQRLSDLYHRLHARLHNTSRPLRLIYHVAEKETLLAWVTSKFELYTCLSPLVTKAGAILVVTKLLRWVKKEEDRLFIRYPPKYSTPPAPSTDQAAHNGLFTGL; encoded by the exons ATGGAGGCCGGAGGAGACACTGCTGCCCCGGCCCCCGGGGGCGCGGAGGACTTGGAGGACACGCAGTTCCCCAGTGAGGAAACTAGAGAAGGTGGAGGGGTTCACGCGGTCCCACTGGATCCCGAAGGCAAGGGCCTGGAGGAAACAG GATCCAAGGACAAGGACCAGCCACCTAGCCCATCACCACCGCCCCAGTCAGAGGCCCCGTCAAGTACCTCTCGGCTCTGGAGTGCTGCAGCCCCTGAGAATAGTCCCACGCGTAGCCCTGAGAGTAGCTCTGGAGGCCAGGGCGGGGACCCCAGTGATGAGGAGTGGCGCAGCCAGCGGAAGCATGTGTTTGTGCTGAGTGAGGCTGGCAAGCCCATCTACTCGCGGTACGGTAGTGTGGAGGCGCTGTCGGCTACCATGGGTGTAATGACCGCCCTGGTGTCCTTTGTGCAGAGTGCAGGAGATACCATCCGCGCCATCTACGCTGGTGAGCAAACAG aggACCACAAGCTGGTGTTCCTACAACAGGGCCCACTGTTACTCGTGGCCATGTCACGGACTTCTCAGTCAGCAGCCCAGCTGCGGGGGGAGCTGCTAGCTGTGCACGCACAGATCGTGAGCACGCTGACACGTGCAAGTGTCGCCCGCATCTTCGCACACAAGCAGAACTATGACCTCCGCCGCCTGCTGGCTGGCTCGGAGCGCACACTGGACCGACTTCTGGACAGTGTGGAGCAGGACCCAGGAGCCCTGCTCCTGGGTGCCGTGCGCTGTGTGCCCCTTGCCCGCCCGCTGCGAGACGCACTGGGTGCGCTCCTCCGACGTtgcacagcacctggcctggcGCTGTCAGTGCTGGCAGTAGGCGGTCGACTGATAACAGCAGCCCAGGAGCGCAATGTGCTGGCCGAGTGCCGGCTGGACCCAGCTGACCTGCAATTGCTGCTCGACTGGGTGGGTGCACCAGCCTTTGCGGCGGGTGAGGCTTGGGCACCAGTGTGCCTGCCCCGCTTCAACCCTGATGGTTTTTTCTACGCCTACGTGGCCCGCCTGGATGCTATGCCTGTTTGCCTGCTGCTGCTTGGCACCCAACGTGAAGCCTTCCATGCCATGGCCGCCTGCCGGCGCCTGGTCGAAGACGGGATGCATGCCCTTGGTGCCATGCGTGTTCTTGGGGAGGCTGCCAGCTTCTCTAATGCCTCATCAGCTAGTGCTCCTGCCTACAGCGTGCAGGCTGTGGGGGCGCCGGGCCTCCGGCACTTCCTGTATAAGCCGCTGGACATCCCTGACCACCACCGCCAACTGCCCCAGTTTACCAG CCCTGAGCTAGAGGCCCCCTACAGCAGAGAGGAGGAGCGGCAGCGGCTGTCGGACCTGTACCACCGCCTGCATGCTCGTCTCCACAACACCTCCCGACCCCTGCGCCTCATTTACCACGTGGCTGAGAAGGAGACACTGCTGGCCTGG GTGACCTCCAAATTCGAGCTCTAtacctgcctcagccctctggtGACCAAGGCAGGTGCAATCTTGGTAGTGACCAAACTCCTGCGCTGGGTGAAGAAAGAGGAGGACCGGCTCTTCATTCGCTACCCACCCAAGTACTCCACACCACCAGCCCCCTCTACGGACCAAGCTGCCCACAATGGCTTGTTCACTGGACTCTGA
- the MON1B gene encoding vacuolar fusion protein MON1 homolog B isoform X2, protein MEAGGDTAAPAPGGAEDLEDTQFPSEETREGGGVHAVPLDPEGKGLEETGSKDKDQPPSPSPPPQSEAPSSTSRLWSAAAPENSPTRSPESSSGGQGGDPSDEEWRSQRKHVFVLSEAGKPIYSRYGSVEALSATMGVMTALVSFVQSAGDTIRAIYAEDHKLVFLQQGPLLLVAMSRTSQSAAQLRGELLAVHAQIVSTLTRASVARIFAHKQNYDLRRLLAGSERTLDRLLDSVEQDPGALLLGAVRCVPLARPLRDALGALLRRCTAPGLALSVLAVGGRLITAAQERNVLAECRLDPADLQLLLDWVGAPAFAAGEAWAPVCLPRFNPDGFFYAYVARLDAMPVCLLLLGTQREAFHAMAACRRLVEDGMHALGAMRVLGEAASFSNASSASAPAYSVQAVGAPGLRHFLYKPLDIPDHHRQLPQFTSPELEAPYSREEERQRLSDLYHRLHARLHNTSRPLRLIYHVAEKETLLAWVTSKFELYTCLSPLVTKAGAILVVTKLLRWVKKEEDRLFIRYPPKYSTPPAPSTDQAAHNGLFTGL, encoded by the exons ATGGAGGCCGGAGGAGACACTGCTGCCCCGGCCCCCGGGGGCGCGGAGGACTTGGAGGACACGCAGTTCCCCAGTGAGGAAACTAGAGAAGGTGGAGGGGTTCACGCGGTCCCACTGGATCCCGAAGGCAAGGGCCTGGAGGAAACAG GATCCAAGGACAAGGACCAGCCACCTAGCCCATCACCACCGCCCCAGTCAGAGGCCCCGTCAAGTACCTCTCGGCTCTGGAGTGCTGCAGCCCCTGAGAATAGTCCCACGCGTAGCCCTGAGAGTAGCTCTGGAGGCCAGGGCGGGGACCCCAGTGATGAGGAGTGGCGCAGCCAGCGGAAGCATGTGTTTGTGCTGAGTGAGGCTGGCAAGCCCATCTACTCGCGGTACGGTAGTGTGGAGGCGCTGTCGGCTACCATGGGTGTAATGACCGCCCTGGTGTCCTTTGTGCAGAGTGCAGGAGATACCATCCGCGCCATCTACGCTG aggACCACAAGCTGGTGTTCCTACAACAGGGCCCACTGTTACTCGTGGCCATGTCACGGACTTCTCAGTCAGCAGCCCAGCTGCGGGGGGAGCTGCTAGCTGTGCACGCACAGATCGTGAGCACGCTGACACGTGCAAGTGTCGCCCGCATCTTCGCACACAAGCAGAACTATGACCTCCGCCGCCTGCTGGCTGGCTCGGAGCGCACACTGGACCGACTTCTGGACAGTGTGGAGCAGGACCCAGGAGCCCTGCTCCTGGGTGCCGTGCGCTGTGTGCCCCTTGCCCGCCCGCTGCGAGACGCACTGGGTGCGCTCCTCCGACGTtgcacagcacctggcctggcGCTGTCAGTGCTGGCAGTAGGCGGTCGACTGATAACAGCAGCCCAGGAGCGCAATGTGCTGGCCGAGTGCCGGCTGGACCCAGCTGACCTGCAATTGCTGCTCGACTGGGTGGGTGCACCAGCCTTTGCGGCGGGTGAGGCTTGGGCACCAGTGTGCCTGCCCCGCTTCAACCCTGATGGTTTTTTCTACGCCTACGTGGCCCGCCTGGATGCTATGCCTGTTTGCCTGCTGCTGCTTGGCACCCAACGTGAAGCCTTCCATGCCATGGCCGCCTGCCGGCGCCTGGTCGAAGACGGGATGCATGCCCTTGGTGCCATGCGTGTTCTTGGGGAGGCTGCCAGCTTCTCTAATGCCTCATCAGCTAGTGCTCCTGCCTACAGCGTGCAGGCTGTGGGGGCGCCGGGCCTCCGGCACTTCCTGTATAAGCCGCTGGACATCCCTGACCACCACCGCCAACTGCCCCAGTTTACCAG CCCTGAGCTAGAGGCCCCCTACAGCAGAGAGGAGGAGCGGCAGCGGCTGTCGGACCTGTACCACCGCCTGCATGCTCGTCTCCACAACACCTCCCGACCCCTGCGCCTCATTTACCACGTGGCTGAGAAGGAGACACTGCTGGCCTGG GTGACCTCCAAATTCGAGCTCTAtacctgcctcagccctctggtGACCAAGGCAGGTGCAATCTTGGTAGTGACCAAACTCCTGCGCTGGGTGAAGAAAGAGGAGGACCGGCTCTTCATTCGCTACCCACCCAAGTACTCCACACCACCAGCCCCCTCTACGGACCAAGCTGCCCACAATGGCTTGTTCACTGGACTCTGA